The following coding sequences lie in one Microbacterium sp. XT11 genomic window:
- a CDS encoding acetylxylan esterase — protein sequence MTLPSPYDSWFPGAAFDGSYGHTLETLRAIEPVPAFDGFADRWMRWRDEARSVATAPVVLSTSVQGGRNVSIIEHAGIGGVRLRSWYAEPVNGPARLGVVHGHGYGGRDAVEFDRIPDDAAAIFPLARGLQTLNVGIGAPDTAAEHVITGIDDPERYVIGLSARDLWLAADVLQERAGSVPLYYFGESFGGGVGALALPWDDRFFGATLGVPSFGQYDERLRVPCLGSGEAVRRYVADHPEAREVLRWFDASTALGFTRTPVRIEAALWDQYVPPAGQFGVANAARTPELAVLPAGHAEYPGMDAVIAGMVADGRAHLERSFAAAHTPVGEGASHH from the coding sequence ATGACTCTCCCCTCTCCTTACGACTCTTGGTTCCCCGGCGCCGCGTTCGACGGCAGCTACGGACACACCCTCGAGACGCTGCGCGCGATCGAGCCCGTCCCCGCTTTCGACGGCTTCGCCGATCGCTGGATGCGCTGGCGCGACGAAGCTCGTTCCGTGGCCACCGCGCCCGTCGTGCTGTCGACGTCGGTCCAGGGCGGACGCAACGTCTCGATCATCGAGCATGCCGGCATCGGCGGCGTCCGGCTCCGCTCGTGGTACGCCGAGCCGGTGAACGGCCCCGCGCGCCTTGGCGTGGTGCACGGCCACGGATACGGGGGGCGCGACGCCGTGGAGTTCGACCGCATCCCGGATGATGCCGCGGCCATCTTTCCGCTGGCCCGTGGACTGCAGACCCTGAACGTCGGCATCGGCGCACCCGATACCGCCGCGGAGCACGTGATCACCGGCATCGACGACCCCGAGCGCTACGTCATCGGCCTCAGCGCTCGCGACCTCTGGCTCGCCGCCGACGTGCTGCAGGAACGAGCGGGATCGGTGCCGCTCTACTACTTCGGCGAGAGCTTCGGCGGTGGCGTCGGTGCACTCGCCCTGCCGTGGGACGACCGCTTCTTCGGCGCGACCTTGGGCGTGCCGAGCTTCGGCCAGTACGACGAGCGCCTCCGGGTGCCATGCCTCGGCAGCGGCGAAGCTGTGCGGCGGTACGTGGCGGATCACCCCGAAGCGCGAGAGGTGCTCCGCTGGTTCGACGCCTCGACCGCGCTCGGCTTCACCCGGACCCCCGTGCGGATCGAGGCAGCGCTCTGGGACCAGTACGTTCCGCCCGCGGGTCAGTTCGGCGTCGCGAACGCAGCGCGGACGCCGGAGCTCGCCGTGCTGCCCGCAGGGCACGCCGAGTATCCCGGCATGGATGCGGTCATCGCCGGCATGGTGGCCGACGGCCGCGCTCACCTCGAGCGTTCGTTCGCCGCAGCACACACGCCCGTCGGTGAGGGCGCGTCGCATCACTGA
- a CDS encoding carbohydrate ABC transporter permease translates to MNRRPAMRMLRRVPVNVLLIVLSILMVYPIVIIVITAFKPNLEVLTNPTGLPIAPTFDNFVTSWQQAGFTNLFANSIMLTVVSMTLATFIAALAAYAIVRQATKIGSGIYLLIAAGIFLPLQLALVPQFRVVRDLGLINNYIGVILIYIAGAIPFGVFLMAAFMKQVPKEIVEAAIIDGAGYFQLFWRIFFPLARPSVATFWVLQGVGVWNDYLVPQLFLTDPSKRTLTTGVLYFKAQYLADWGNIMAAVLIMSLPILLLFIFAQRYFVSGLYAGAVK, encoded by the coding sequence ATGAACCGTCGTCCCGCGATGCGGATGCTGCGCCGCGTTCCCGTGAACGTGCTGCTGATCGTGCTCAGCATCCTGATGGTGTATCCCATCGTGATCATCGTCATCACGGCGTTCAAGCCGAACCTCGAGGTGCTCACCAACCCCACGGGGCTCCCGATCGCTCCCACGTTCGACAACTTCGTCACCTCGTGGCAGCAGGCCGGATTCACCAACCTGTTCGCGAACTCGATCATGCTGACCGTGGTCAGCATGACCCTCGCGACCTTCATCGCCGCGCTCGCCGCCTACGCGATCGTGCGGCAGGCCACGAAGATCGGATCGGGCATCTACCTGCTGATCGCGGCCGGCATCTTCCTGCCGCTGCAGCTCGCGCTGGTGCCGCAGTTCCGAGTGGTGCGCGATCTCGGCCTGATCAACAACTACATCGGCGTGATCCTCATCTACATCGCCGGCGCCATCCCGTTCGGCGTGTTCCTCATGGCCGCATTCATGAAGCAGGTGCCGAAGGAGATCGTCGAAGCAGCCATCATCGACGGCGCAGGATACTTCCAGCTGTTCTGGCGCATCTTCTTCCCGCTGGCCCGCCCGTCGGTCGCGACCTTCTGGGTGCTGCAGGGCGTGGGCGTCTGGAACGACTACCTGGTGCCGCAGCTGTTCCTCACCGATCCGAGCAAACGCACGCTCACCACCGGTGTGCTCTACTTCAAAGCGCAGTACCTGGCGGACTGGGGCAACATCATGGCCGCGGTGCTCATCATGAGCCTGCCGATCCTCCTGCTGTTCATCTTCGCGCAGCGGTACTTCGTCAGCGGCCTGTATGCGGGCGCGGTGAAGTAG
- a CDS encoding ABC transporter substrate-binding protein → MKWQSRIAAVAAVAGLSIGGLTGCSGAADSGATELSFLMWGDGGDSQKAYEGVIEAFEDAHPDITINAEFVNTNDYDNVLKTRLSGGAGPDVYGFDPKNLTDFVRDGFAADLSEMPFLAELDDAAAQEAHRGGDGSTAYYVPISQSGNGIIYNRELFAQAGIDEVPNTYAEFLSVCERLKAAGTTPLAMSAQDSWWPQFIAYYAMAQHVFPTDPDIVEDLLAGETTFAETPGYAEALQVVEDLVPFYMPDPLGTNQSSAKTAFLTGKAAMFPATWVLSEARGADIDAGYMNFPTVDEAVPDMWGSYLVAWGINPGNDKVEAAESFIEFFFQDDVYAEFLDGVKAFPTKSGIDVAEADPLYPDMQAAWEGKTFRPVVLPADPQLQESLLVGMQNLIAGRESVDDVIARMDEALVAVREAAQ, encoded by the coding sequence ATGAAGTGGCAGTCGAGGATCGCGGCCGTCGCAGCCGTCGCGGGGCTCAGCATCGGCGGGCTCACGGGATGCTCTGGCGCCGCCGACTCCGGCGCGACCGAGCTCAGCTTTCTGATGTGGGGAGACGGAGGCGATTCTCAGAAGGCCTACGAGGGAGTGATCGAGGCCTTCGAGGATGCCCATCCCGACATCACGATCAACGCCGAGTTCGTCAACACCAACGACTACGACAACGTGCTCAAGACGCGACTCTCCGGCGGTGCGGGCCCGGATGTCTACGGCTTCGACCCGAAGAACCTCACCGACTTCGTGCGCGACGGCTTCGCAGCCGACCTCTCGGAGATGCCCTTCCTCGCCGAGCTCGACGACGCGGCGGCCCAGGAGGCGCACCGCGGGGGCGACGGCTCTACGGCCTACTACGTGCCCATCTCGCAGTCGGGCAACGGCATCATCTACAACCGCGAGCTTTTCGCGCAGGCCGGCATCGACGAGGTTCCGAACACCTATGCAGAGTTCCTGTCCGTATGCGAGCGGCTCAAGGCCGCTGGGACCACGCCGCTCGCCATGAGCGCGCAGGACAGCTGGTGGCCGCAGTTCATCGCGTACTACGCCATGGCGCAGCATGTCTTCCCGACCGATCCCGACATCGTCGAGGACCTGCTGGCGGGCGAGACGACCTTCGCCGAGACCCCCGGATACGCCGAGGCGCTGCAGGTCGTGGAGGACCTGGTGCCGTTCTACATGCCCGATCCGCTCGGCACGAACCAGTCGTCAGCGAAGACGGCCTTCCTCACCGGCAAGGCTGCGATGTTCCCGGCGACCTGGGTGCTCTCCGAGGCGCGGGGCGCTGACATCGACGCCGGATACATGAACTTCCCCACGGTCGACGAGGCCGTCCCCGACATGTGGGGCAGCTATCTGGTCGCCTGGGGCATCAACCCGGGCAACGACAAGGTGGAGGCGGCCGAGAGCTTCATCGAGTTCTTCTTCCAGGACGACGTCTACGCCGAGTTCCTCGACGGGGTCAAGGCGTTCCCCACGAAGTCCGGCATCGACGTGGCCGAGGCCGATCCGCTGTACCCGGACATGCAGGCCGCCTGGGAGGGCAAGACCTTCCGCCCCGTCGTGCTCCCCGCGGATCCACAGCTGCAGGAGTCGCTCCTCGTCGGGATGCAGAACCTCATCGCCGGACGCGAGTCGGTCGATGACGTGATCGCGCGGATGGACGAGGCGCTCGTCGCTGTGCGCGAGGCGGCGCAGTGA
- a CDS encoding CGNR zinc finger domain-containing protein, with protein sequence MIFTDDTEDALRAAVRLVNTAEDPETMADAADEDAFLAEFPYTGRLDRDDAERAALRALRPQLRAMLLAPRDEMAEAVNRALASVTVTPRLTRHGDMDWHLHAIADDSPLADRVLVETAMALVDVIRADEGSRISVCDDDTCQALALDLSRNRSKRYCSTTCANRNAVAAYRARRGAASDR encoded by the coding sequence ATGATCTTCACCGATGACACGGAGGACGCCCTGCGCGCGGCCGTCCGGCTCGTCAACACCGCGGAGGATCCCGAGACGATGGCGGACGCCGCCGACGAAGACGCCTTCCTCGCGGAGTTCCCCTACACCGGCCGGCTCGACCGCGACGATGCCGAGCGTGCGGCGCTGCGGGCACTGCGGCCGCAGTTGCGCGCCATGCTGCTCGCCCCGCGCGACGAGATGGCCGAGGCGGTGAACCGCGCGCTCGCCTCGGTCACCGTGACGCCGCGACTCACGCGGCACGGCGACATGGACTGGCACCTGCACGCGATCGCCGACGACAGCCCGCTCGCCGACCGCGTCCTCGTCGAGACCGCCATGGCGCTCGTCGACGTCATCCGCGCCGACGAGGGCTCGCGCATATCGGTCTGCGACGACGACACCTGTCAGGCGCTGGCGCTCGATCTCTCCCGCAACCGCTCCAAGCGCTACTGCTCCACGACGTGCGCGAACCGCAACGCCGTCGCGGCGTACCGAGCCCGCCGTGGCGCAGCCTCGGACCGCTGA
- a CDS encoding EamA family transporter — translation MSSMTHDAGVRLGLPLAIGAAFSFGMSGAWARGLIDAGWTPGAAVTARVWVAALVLLVPAILSLRGRWGMLRKNAGMIAAYGLLAVTATQLCYFQAVAVMDVGIALLVEYTAPVAVILWLWLRRGERPSGRSILGAVIAFAGLVLMLDIVTGATVNAAGIAWALAAMVGAATYFVLSAKQDTGLPPIALAGGGLLLGALGLTIAGVVGILPIAWNMADVEYRFGSVPWFLPVLAIGLVATALAYLLGIASTRMLGSRLASFVALAEVVAALLFGWLLLGQLPDLLQALGGALVLAGVIVVKLGEPVAVPVDAELAPAVVSARD, via the coding sequence ATGAGCTCAATGACCCATGACGCCGGCGTACGGCTCGGTCTGCCGCTGGCGATCGGCGCCGCGTTCTCGTTCGGCATGTCGGGGGCGTGGGCCCGAGGTCTCATCGATGCGGGCTGGACCCCCGGCGCCGCCGTCACCGCCCGGGTCTGGGTCGCGGCGCTCGTGCTGCTCGTGCCCGCGATCCTCTCGCTGCGCGGCAGGTGGGGGATGCTGCGCAAGAACGCTGGCATGATCGCCGCCTATGGTCTGCTGGCCGTGACGGCGACGCAGCTGTGCTACTTCCAGGCCGTCGCGGTGATGGACGTCGGCATCGCCCTGCTCGTCGAGTACACCGCCCCCGTGGCCGTGATCCTCTGGCTCTGGCTCCGTCGCGGCGAGCGGCCGAGCGGGCGCAGCATCCTCGGCGCCGTGATCGCGTTCGCCGGGCTCGTGCTCATGCTCGACATCGTCACCGGAGCCACCGTCAACGCCGCGGGCATCGCGTGGGCGCTCGCCGCGATGGTCGGCGCCGCGACCTACTTCGTGCTGTCGGCGAAGCAGGACACCGGCCTGCCGCCCATCGCCCTCGCCGGCGGCGGCCTGCTGCTCGGCGCCCTGGGGCTCACGATCGCCGGGGTCGTCGGCATCCTCCCGATCGCGTGGAACATGGCCGACGTCGAGTACCGGTTCGGCAGCGTGCCGTGGTTCTTGCCCGTGCTCGCCATCGGCCTCGTCGCCACCGCGCTCGCGTACCTGCTCGGCATCGCCTCGACGCGGATGCTGGGCTCGCGCCTCGCGTCGTTCGTCGCGCTCGCCGAGGTGGTCGCCGCGCTGCTGTTCGGCTGGCTGCTGCTCGGCCAGCTGCCGGACCTGCTGCAGGCGCTCGGCGGGGCGCTCGTGCTCGCCGGGGTGATCGTGGTCAAGCTCGGCGAGCCGGTGGCGGTGCCGGTGGATGCCGAGCTCGCGCCCGCGGTCGTGTCGGCGCGCGACTGA
- a CDS encoding glycoside hydrolase family 2 protein, with amino-acid sequence MLASPLWGDRAVEMDAAVVSTPASVEAAPAPTSRVVPRWLDLDGDWLMRGAAPAREFSLERWTDDRSERVRRQPVGWHREDTDRSEWIVASVPGTVQGALVAAGAMPDPLLQDNTYRELVEHGTPVERPWFFRRTRVEEQEWWYARRFRVPAEWRDERVRLAFDGIDYAAAVFLNGEPIARHTGMYGGPDVEVTRQLRFDAENEIVVRIDPPPRDWHGVMKPSPGWGWHYGHLISIGIWRSVRLEVIPAVEVEDLFVQTLEAGAERATLRVQWDMRWAEVQEAQEAPVNIVLRDPEGAAVVSVEAHIEGRGHSRHHVDLAVDEPRLWWPFGYGDQPLYTVEVSTRTDAAATTIGIRSVRWLPLAGRSGPDVYDWQFTINGRALFLKGANWCWTDPMARRGVEIDLHLLDLVERANLQMLRAWGGGTVESDAFYAECDRRGILVLQEFPLSFGLDSTGADLATIDEQVSRVVRRLRNHPSLVLWGGGNENPESITSDDLMTVIGKRVAQYDPSRVFHRTDPWGGSEHFYGVYHEGMPVDAYRDHVPVVFGEYGLSSQCDIESMAEFLDPAILEQWPPAEHGAILQHQSQFSLFDLVKQARYADYGPLTDWKTFIEYSQLAQGDALRFASERMRARSGVETAAYWFYKVGDVFPGASWAVIDYYGRPKLSYYRARQFGAPLSVYAVADRTEWRAGERFAASVHVSNDTVEKVTDAVVTARLYDACFRVLAERTALVSVRPDGRADVFDLVADLPDADLAPLVLSVRLDDARGERLDSSWYAFNAHPKSARVRELEALPLDELQALPAAETLAAYAEAGPAPLREQPQTTLVLDLVDGALRIANTGGVPAPVVIIDGFPYAPGRWLEDNAFGLEPGEVRFVRFEAGAADVGGVSVRAWNAPTVRIGL; translated from the coding sequence ATGCTCGCGTCGCCGCTCTGGGGCGATCGTGCCGTCGAGATGGATGCAGCCGTGGTGTCGACGCCCGCCTCCGTCGAGGCGGCTCCCGCTCCGACGTCCCGTGTCGTCCCCCGGTGGCTCGACCTCGACGGAGACTGGCTGATGCGGGGCGCGGCACCGGCGCGGGAGTTCTCTCTCGAGCGCTGGACCGACGACCGATCCGAGCGGGTCAGGCGCCAGCCGGTCGGGTGGCATCGCGAGGACACCGACCGCTCCGAGTGGATCGTGGCGAGCGTCCCCGGCACCGTCCAGGGGGCGCTCGTCGCCGCGGGGGCGATGCCCGATCCGCTCCTCCAGGACAACACCTACCGGGAGCTCGTCGAGCACGGCACGCCTGTCGAGCGGCCGTGGTTCTTCCGGCGAACACGGGTCGAGGAGCAGGAGTGGTGGTACGCCCGCCGATTCCGAGTTCCCGCCGAATGGCGGGACGAGCGGGTGCGGCTCGCTTTCGACGGCATCGACTACGCGGCGGCCGTCTTCCTGAACGGGGAGCCGATCGCGCGTCATACCGGTATGTACGGCGGTCCGGACGTCGAGGTGACTCGGCAGCTGAGATTCGACGCGGAGAACGAGATCGTCGTGCGGATCGATCCTCCGCCGCGTGACTGGCATGGCGTGATGAAGCCTTCGCCGGGCTGGGGCTGGCACTACGGACACCTGATCAGCATCGGGATCTGGCGGTCCGTCCGGCTCGAGGTGATACCGGCGGTCGAGGTCGAGGATCTGTTCGTGCAGACGCTCGAGGCCGGCGCCGAACGCGCAACGCTCCGCGTGCAATGGGACATGCGCTGGGCTGAGGTGCAGGAGGCGCAGGAGGCGCCCGTGAACATCGTCCTGCGGGATCCCGAGGGCGCCGCGGTCGTCTCCGTCGAGGCGCACATCGAGGGTCGCGGTCACTCACGTCACCATGTCGATCTCGCGGTCGACGAGCCGCGGCTGTGGTGGCCGTTCGGCTACGGCGACCAGCCCCTGTACACGGTGGAGGTGTCGACTCGGACGGATGCGGCGGCGACGACCATCGGCATCCGTTCGGTCCGCTGGCTGCCGCTGGCCGGCCGCAGCGGGCCTGATGTGTACGACTGGCAGTTCACCATCAACGGCCGGGCGCTGTTCCTCAAGGGAGCGAACTGGTGCTGGACCGATCCGATGGCGCGCCGCGGCGTGGAGATCGACCTGCACCTGCTCGACCTCGTCGAGCGCGCGAACCTGCAGATGCTGCGGGCATGGGGTGGCGGGACGGTCGAGAGCGACGCGTTCTATGCGGAATGCGACCGCCGCGGCATCCTCGTGCTTCAGGAGTTCCCGTTGTCGTTCGGCCTGGACTCGACCGGTGCCGACCTCGCGACGATCGATGAGCAGGTGTCCCGCGTCGTGCGGCGGCTGCGCAACCATCCTTCGCTCGTGCTGTGGGGCGGCGGCAACGAGAATCCCGAGTCCATCACTTCGGACGACCTGATGACCGTGATCGGGAAGCGGGTCGCCCAGTACGACCCTTCACGGGTGTTCCACCGCACCGACCCGTGGGGTGGAAGCGAGCACTTCTACGGTGTGTATCACGAGGGAATGCCCGTCGACGCGTACCGGGACCACGTCCCCGTGGTCTTCGGCGAGTACGGACTGTCGAGTCAGTGCGACATCGAGAGCATGGCCGAGTTCCTCGATCCCGCCATCCTGGAGCAGTGGCCGCCGGCCGAGCACGGCGCGATCCTCCAGCACCAGTCGCAGTTCTCCCTCTTCGACCTGGTCAAGCAGGCCAGGTATGCCGACTACGGCCCGCTCACGGACTGGAAGACCTTCATCGAGTATTCGCAACTCGCGCAGGGCGATGCGCTGCGCTTCGCCTCGGAGCGGATGCGTGCCCGGAGCGGCGTCGAGACGGCGGCGTACTGGTTCTACAAGGTCGGCGACGTGTTCCCCGGTGCGTCGTGGGCGGTCATCGATTACTACGGTCGGCCGAAGCTCTCGTACTACCGCGCCCGGCAGTTCGGCGCGCCGCTGTCGGTCTACGCGGTGGCCGACCGCACCGAGTGGAGGGCGGGGGAGAGGTTCGCTGCGAGCGTGCACGTGTCGAATGACACCGTCGAGAAGGTGACGGATGCCGTGGTCACAGCGCGCCTGTACGACGCGTGCTTCCGGGTGCTCGCTGAGCGGACGGCCCTGGTGTCGGTGCGGCCCGACGGCCGCGCCGACGTCTTCGACCTCGTCGCTGATCTGCCCGACGCCGATCTCGCGCCGCTCGTTCTCAGCGTGCGGCTGGACGACGCCCGGGGCGAGCGGCTGGATTCGTCCTGGTACGCGTTCAATGCCCATCCGAAGTCCGCGCGCGTGCGCGAACTCGAGGCGCTGCCTCTCGACGAGCTGCAGGCGCTGCCCGCCGCGGAGACGCTCGCCGCTTATGCGGAGGCGGGCCCTGCTCCGCTTCGCGAGCAGCCGCAGACGACGCTCGTGCTCGATCTGGTCGACGGAGCGCTGCGTATCGCGAACACCGGTGGGGTGCCCGCTCCGGTCGTCATCATCGACGGTTTCCCGTATGCCCCCGGGCGCTGGCTCGAGGACAACGCCTTCGGGCTCGAGCCGGGCGAGGTGCGGTTCGTGCGGTTCGAGGCGGGCGCCGCCGACGTCGGTGGGGTGTCCGTGCGGGCGTGGAACGCGCCGACGGTGAGAATCGGCCTCTGA
- a CDS encoding ABC transporter substrate-binding protein → MTKWLRGAAFAGVAIATAGILTGCTGAGGDGKVEISFMMWGDGGDTQTAYEDVIDAFEEENPDISVNAEFFNTNDYDNILKTRLSGGAGPDVYGFDLGNIDSFIKDGFAADLSDGGESYLSKLNDEAAEDSRRGGGTYNLPISVSGNGIIYNKALFEAAGITEEPTTYTQLLEDSQKLKDAGYTPFAMSAQDNWWPQFIVYYPLAEHGANEELGAEMAAGKATFTGNKAWTESLDIVKELTPYYMPNPVGTSQTAAQSAFLAGEAAMFPATWILSDARDAGLDVGYMNFPTTDDGSDDIWGTYQVRFGVNPNNGDAKLKAAHKFLDFFLQDDVYAEFLGKVKLFPTTTGVEIGEDVDPLFPDMQKSWEGKKFIAAFSPTDPSIQDQLLVGLQDIISGQKNTEQVLSDLDRALEEYVANNK, encoded by the coding sequence ATGACGAAGTGGCTCAGGGGCGCAGCGTTCGCGGGGGTCGCCATCGCAACGGCCGGGATCCTCACCGGCTGCACCGGCGCCGGCGGAGACGGCAAGGTCGAGATCAGCTTCATGATGTGGGGCGACGGCGGGGACACCCAGACCGCGTATGAGGATGTGATCGATGCCTTCGAGGAGGAGAACCCCGACATCTCGGTCAATGCCGAGTTCTTCAACACGAACGACTACGACAACATCCTGAAGACCCGCCTGTCCGGCGGGGCGGGGCCGGATGTCTACGGCTTCGACCTCGGCAACATCGACAGCTTCATCAAGGACGGCTTCGCGGCCGACCTCTCCGACGGCGGTGAGAGCTACCTTTCCAAGCTGAACGACGAAGCGGCGGAAGACAGCCGGCGTGGCGGTGGCACCTACAACCTCCCGATCTCGGTCTCGGGCAACGGCATCATCTACAACAAGGCCCTCTTCGAAGCTGCGGGCATCACGGAGGAGCCGACGACGTACACCCAGCTGCTCGAGGACTCGCAGAAGCTGAAGGATGCCGGGTACACGCCTTTCGCCATGAGCGCGCAGGACAACTGGTGGCCGCAGTTCATCGTCTACTACCCGCTCGCCGAGCACGGAGCGAACGAGGAGCTCGGAGCCGAGATGGCTGCGGGCAAGGCGACCTTCACCGGCAACAAGGCGTGGACCGAGTCGCTGGACATCGTGAAGGAGCTCACGCCCTATTACATGCCGAACCCCGTCGGCACGAGCCAGACCGCGGCGCAGTCGGCGTTCCTGGCAGGCGAGGCGGCGATGTTCCCCGCCACCTGGATCCTCTCCGACGCGCGGGACGCAGGCCTCGACGTCGGCTACATGAACTTCCCCACCACGGACGACGGGAGTGACGACATCTGGGGCACCTACCAGGTCCGCTTCGGAGTCAACCCCAACAACGGCGACGCCAAGCTCAAGGCTGCGCACAAGTTCCTCGACTTCTTCCTCCAGGACGACGTGTACGCGGAGTTCCTCGGCAAGGTGAAGCTGTTCCCCACCACGACCGGCGTCGAGATCGGTGAGGACGTCGACCCGCTCTTCCCCGACATGCAGAAGTCGTGGGAGGGCAAGAAGTTCATCGCGGCCTTCTCGCCGACCGACCCGAGCATCCAGGACCAGCTGCTCGTCGGGCTGCAGGACATCATCAGCGGGCAGAAGAACACCGAGCAGGTGCTCAGCGACCTCGATCGTGCCCTCGAGGAATACGTCGCCAACAACAAGTGA
- a CDS encoding GntR family transcriptional regulator: MTLTAERTTASERAYADLLDGIQSGALPAGFVLAEVEQAERLGISRTPLREALRRLAAEGLVVQQSPRVTVVAGLDADDIRALFEIRRALEETSARLAAARGDAAEFAELAAEFAAVDLDRAAGRDAYYALIARFDAALDAAVDNDYIASALRTVRTHLVRVRRMARDKPARLAASAAEHRTIAEALAARDGDLAAHATHVHLHNALTGILETLNEGQK, translated from the coding sequence ATGACCCTCACCGCTGAGCGCACCACGGCGAGCGAGCGCGCCTACGCGGACCTGCTCGACGGCATCCAGTCCGGGGCGCTGCCCGCGGGCTTCGTGCTGGCCGAGGTGGAGCAGGCCGAGCGCCTCGGCATCAGCCGCACGCCCCTGCGGGAGGCGCTGCGCCGCCTCGCCGCCGAGGGGCTCGTGGTGCAGCAGTCGCCGCGCGTGACGGTCGTCGCCGGACTCGACGCCGACGACATCCGCGCCCTCTTCGAGATCCGCCGCGCGCTGGAAGAGACCTCCGCCCGGCTCGCCGCCGCGCGCGGCGACGCCGCCGAGTTCGCCGAGCTGGCCGCGGAGTTCGCCGCCGTCGACCTCGACCGCGCTGCGGGGCGCGACGCCTACTACGCGCTGATCGCGCGCTTCGACGCAGCCCTCGACGCCGCGGTCGACAACGACTACATCGCCTCGGCCCTGCGCACCGTGCGCACCCACCTCGTGCGCGTGCGGCGCATGGCCCGCGACAAGCCTGCGCGGCTCGCAGCCTCCGCCGCCGAGCACCGCACCATCGCCGAGGCCCTCGCCGCCCGCGACGGCGACCTCGCCGCCCACGCCACGCACGTGCACCTGCACAATGCGCTCACCGGCATCCTCGAGACCCTGAACGAAGGACAGAAATGA
- a CDS encoding carbohydrate ABC transporter permease, translating to MSALIDERPVTITAARPSRTLVDRLWTGQTPTGKFWVAIAPALVLYGVFTIYPMIQVIVASLTDAKGFNRPWEFVGLENFVRIFSGDPDLMRAVGNTAIYAFFKIVVQTVIAFLIAVLLHRQLRLGNIYRAVFFAPMVISPVAIVFTWSFMYDPTSGTFNTILRSIGLGALAQDWLGNYDLALYSVILVDMWSGLGFNIVIFLAGLSTIPSEVLEAAKVDGARGWKSLRYITLPLMIPSIGLVLVLAVNGALRAFDTVYLMTKGGPGNSTQLYMTEVFQEGLVNNNFGYASAMAVLVIILLIGIAALQNRLNNRIAEEEESR from the coding sequence GTGAGCGCACTCATCGATGAGCGTCCCGTCACGATCACGGCGGCGCGACCCTCTCGGACTCTGGTCGATCGCCTGTGGACGGGACAGACGCCGACCGGCAAGTTCTGGGTCGCGATCGCGCCGGCGCTCGTGCTCTACGGGGTCTTCACGATCTACCCGATGATCCAGGTCATCGTCGCGAGCCTCACGGACGCGAAGGGCTTCAACCGCCCCTGGGAGTTCGTCGGCCTGGAGAACTTCGTGCGCATCTTCTCCGGAGACCCCGATCTCATGCGAGCGGTCGGGAACACGGCCATCTACGCGTTCTTCAAGATCGTGGTCCAGACCGTCATCGCGTTCCTCATCGCTGTGCTGCTGCACCGCCAGCTGCGGCTCGGCAACATCTACCGTGCGGTGTTCTTCGCGCCGATGGTGATCTCACCGGTCGCGATCGTCTTCACGTGGAGCTTCATGTACGACCCCACGTCGGGCACCTTCAACACCATCCTGCGGAGCATCGGTCTCGGCGCTCTCGCCCAGGACTGGCTCGGCAACTACGACCTGGCGCTGTACAGCGTGATCCTCGTCGACATGTGGAGCGGCCTCGGATTCAACATCGTGATCTTCCTCGCGGGTCTGTCCACGATCCCCTCCGAGGTCCTGGAAGCGGCGAAGGTCGACGGCGCGCGCGGGTGGAAGTCTCTGCGCTACATCACCCTGCCGCTCATGATCCCGTCGATCGGGCTCGTCCTGGTGCTCGCCGTGAACGGCGCGCTGAGGGCCTTCGACACCGTGTACCTCATGACCAAGGGCGGTCCGGGCAACTCCACTCAGCTCTATATGACAGAGGTGTTCCAGGAGGGGCTGGTCAACAACAACTTCGGCTATGCATCCGCCATGGCGGTGCTGGTGATCATCCTCCTGATCGGCATCGCCGCCCTGCAGAACCGACTCAACAACCGCATCGCCGAAGAAGAGGAGAGCCGATGA